One window from the genome of Castellaniella sp. MT123 encodes:
- a CDS encoding amidohydrolase family protein has translation MTIFDEPKIDCHNHIIDPQRFPYREDTPYRPAGQEIGTAIQFRAVMQAYGVRHALLVGPNSGYGFDNRCMLDAIAHGEGRFKGIGVVPNDVSAARLADLKSQGVLGVTVNVSIEGVEYFSHADTLFNRLADLDMFAQLQYEKDQLVGLLPLIGRTRVRLLIDHSGRPDAAAGLNQPGFQALLRLADTGRTFVKLSGMSKFSTMAYPFADAQRYQRALLDAFGPEGCLWASDWPHLKAPERLDYGPLLLLAQDLMPDSQVRRRVMWETPLRLFGFGS, from the coding sequence GTGACCATCTTCGACGAACCCAAGATCGATTGCCATAACCACATCATCGATCCACAGCGTTTCCCCTATCGCGAGGATACGCCCTATCGGCCGGCCGGCCAGGAAATCGGCACCGCGATCCAGTTTCGCGCCGTGATGCAGGCGTATGGTGTGCGGCATGCGCTGCTGGTGGGTCCGAATTCTGGCTATGGGTTCGACAACCGCTGCATGCTCGATGCGATCGCCCATGGCGAGGGCAGGTTCAAGGGGATCGGGGTCGTCCCCAACGATGTATCGGCGGCACGGCTCGCCGACCTCAAGTCGCAGGGCGTTCTTGGGGTGACGGTCAATGTCTCGATCGAGGGGGTCGAGTATTTCAGTCATGCCGATACCTTGTTCAATCGACTGGCGGACCTGGACATGTTCGCCCAGCTCCAATACGAAAAAGACCAGTTGGTCGGATTGCTGCCGTTGATCGGACGCACCCGCGTCCGGCTGCTCATCGATCATTCGGGGCGCCCGGACGCCGCGGCGGGCCTGAATCAGCCCGGGTTTCAGGCGCTGCTGCGCCTGGCCGACACCGGGCGGACGTTCGTCAAGCTCTCAGGCATGTCCAAGTTTTCCACCATGGCCTATCCCTTCGCCGATGCGCAGCGTTATCAGCGGGCGTTGCTCGACGCCTTCGGTCCCGAAGGGTGTCTGTGGGCCTCGGACTGGCCACACCTGAAGGCCCCCGAGCGTCTGGATTACGGTCCTCTGCTCCTGCTTGCGCAGGACCTGATGCCCGATTCCCAGGTGCGGCGCCGGGTCATGTGGGAAACTCCACTCCGGTTGTTCGGGTTCGGAAGCTGA
- a CDS encoding acyl-CoA dehydrogenase family protein, with protein sequence MDLNLSPEQVMLVDTVRKFVEQELLPLEEGIEEKGHLEPGLARALFEKSRNNCMYAMNIPEEFGGGGLSALDTMLVEEQFGHAKDILIRRAFGNVYEVLLGANAVQRERWLLPTVRGDRTCSLAITEPGAGSDAASIRTRAVRRGEGWMLSGNKHFISDGEFSDFFVVSAVTDPAAGGRGISLFLVDKDLPGLIVGRNQKMMGLTGTSHVELHFDEVILDPDSLLGAEGSGFGQILQTLGRVRLAQVCARAVGKATRLLNLMVSYANERKQFGQAIGDFQMIQQMLADSAIEINAARWMVWDAAQDIDNGKDPREKISMAKVYASEMLGRVADRAVQVYGGMGYCADLPVERLYRDARIFRIFDGTSEVHRSVVARALRKQGEVLYGTA encoded by the coding sequence ATGGATCTAAATCTCAGTCCCGAGCAGGTCATGCTCGTCGATACCGTCAGGAAGTTCGTCGAGCAGGAACTCCTGCCACTGGAGGAGGGCATCGAGGAAAAGGGCCATCTGGAGCCCGGGCTGGCGCGGGCGCTGTTCGAAAAATCGCGGAACAACTGCATGTACGCGATGAACATCCCGGAGGAATTCGGCGGCGGAGGGCTTTCCGCGCTGGACACCATGCTGGTGGAGGAACAGTTCGGACACGCCAAGGACATCCTCATCCGGCGCGCCTTCGGCAATGTGTACGAGGTCCTTCTGGGCGCCAATGCAGTGCAGCGCGAACGCTGGCTGTTGCCGACCGTGCGAGGCGATCGGACCTGCTCGCTCGCGATCACCGAGCCGGGTGCGGGCTCGGATGCAGCATCGATTCGGACGCGCGCGGTGCGGCGCGGTGAAGGCTGGATGCTCAGCGGCAACAAGCACTTCATCAGCGACGGGGAATTTTCGGACTTTTTCGTCGTGTCGGCCGTGACCGATCCAGCCGCGGGCGGGCGCGGAATATCCCTGTTCCTGGTGGACAAGGATCTGCCCGGCCTGATAGTGGGCCGCAATCAGAAGATGATGGGACTGACCGGCACTAGCCACGTCGAATTGCATTTTGATGAAGTGATCCTGGATCCGGACAGCCTGCTGGGTGCGGAAGGTTCCGGTTTCGGACAGATTCTCCAGACCCTCGGCCGGGTGAGGCTCGCGCAGGTTTGCGCCCGGGCCGTCGGCAAGGCGACGCGCCTGCTGAACCTGATGGTGTCCTATGCCAACGAGCGCAAACAGTTCGGCCAGGCCATCGGCGATTTCCAGATGATCCAGCAGATGCTGGCCGACAGCGCCATCGAGATCAATGCGGCCCGCTGGATGGTCTGGGATGCGGCCCAGGACATCGACAACGGTAAGGATCCCCGGGAAAAGATTTCCATGGCGAAGGTCTACGCGTCCGAGATGCTGGGCCGTGTGGCCGACCGTGCGGTCCAGGTTTATGGCGGCATGGGCTATTGTGCGGACCTGCCGGTCGAGCGTCTGTACCGGGATGCCCGCATTTTCAGGATCTTCGACGGCACCTCGGAGGTTCACCGAAGCGTCGTGGCGCGCGCCCTGCGCAAGCAGGGTGAAGTGCTGTACGGTACGGCTTGA
- the aroE gene encoding shikimate dehydrogenase, with product MTNRYAVIGNPISQSKSPVLHTAFARQFGHAMQYEKLLATHENFVETVRRFIDEGGQGMNVTAPFKLAAMAFADTLSARARTARAINTLKFGPGGVQGDNTDGVGLVSDIRDHLGVVLENRRILIIGAGGAARGILQPLIEAGPAHLLLVNRTESKAHELLDACGPAAGAAAGPLDAMAEGAFDVVINATSASLSDVHLPLGRGSFAPGALAYDMVYGRGDTAFMSDARRLGAGRISDGLGMLVGQAAESYRLWFGCRPDVGPVIAMLR from the coding sequence ATGACCAACCGCTATGCCGTCATCGGCAACCCGATCTCCCAATCCAAGTCTCCGGTCCTGCACACGGCTTTCGCGCGCCAGTTCGGTCACGCCATGCAGTATGAGAAATTGCTGGCCACACATGAAAACTTCGTCGAGACCGTGCGGCGGTTCATCGACGAGGGCGGCCAGGGGATGAATGTCACGGCGCCGTTCAAGCTCGCCGCCATGGCGTTCGCGGACACGCTGTCAGCCCGGGCGCGGACTGCCCGAGCCATCAATACCCTCAAGTTCGGGCCCGGTGGCGTCCAGGGCGACAACACGGACGGCGTCGGACTAGTCAGCGACATCCGGGACCACCTGGGAGTCGTCCTGGAGAATCGTCGCATCCTCATCATCGGCGCGGGCGGCGCAGCGCGCGGCATTCTGCAGCCGCTGATCGAGGCCGGGCCGGCCCATCTGCTGCTGGTCAATCGCACCGAGAGCAAGGCGCATGAATTGCTGGACGCGTGCGGGCCGGCGGCGGGCGCCGCAGCCGGTCCGCTGGACGCGATGGCGGAAGGCGCGTTCGACGTCGTGATCAATGCCACCTCCGCCAGCCTGAGCGATGTTCACCTGCCGCTGGGGCGCGGATCCTTCGCCCCGGGCGCCCTGGCCTACGACATGGTGTATGGCAGAGGCGACACGGCGTTCATGAGCGACGCGCGGCGCCTGGGCGCCGGCCGGATATCCGACGGCCTGGGCATGCTGGTGGGGCAAGCGGCGGAGTCCTATCGTTTGTGGTTCGGATGCCGGCCCGATGTGGGGCCGGTCATCGCCATGCTGAGGTAG
- a CDS encoding TIM barrel protein has translation MALQFSLAHLTVLTCSPMDMIHIAHRTGYNFVSLRLTAVTPKEHVFALQNDRAMMTEVKALLKDTGVRVLDIELARMPPEVEPETYAAILDAAAELGAQHILAQLPDPDRARATARFARLCDMALPLGLSIGLESPTWTATPDLRSAADVVRAVGRSNAGIVVDTLHFNRSRDSIDELRTMPREWFRFAQVCDASAGIPDTTEGLIHTARSERLVPGEGGIDIRGILDALPAIPYSLEIPNDPQVQTLGHEEWARRCIEGARRYLA, from the coding sequence ATGGCCCTCCAGTTCTCACTTGCCCACCTCACGGTGCTGACCTGCTCGCCCATGGACATGATCCACATCGCCCATCGCACCGGTTATAACTTCGTCAGCCTGCGCCTGACCGCCGTCACACCCAAGGAACACGTCTTTGCACTGCAGAACGACCGCGCCATGATGACCGAGGTGAAGGCGCTGCTGAAGGACACCGGGGTGCGCGTGCTGGACATCGAGCTTGCCCGCATGCCGCCCGAGGTCGAACCCGAAACCTATGCCGCCATCCTCGACGCGGCGGCGGAACTGGGTGCACAGCACATACTGGCCCAGTTGCCGGATCCCGACCGCGCGCGCGCCACGGCCCGTTTCGCGCGCCTGTGCGACATGGCCCTGCCCCTGGGCCTGTCCATCGGACTGGAATCCCCCACCTGGACGGCGACTCCGGATCTTCGGTCCGCGGCGGATGTGGTGCGCGCGGTCGGCCGATCCAATGCGGGCATTGTTGTCGATACCCTGCACTTCAACCGCTCCCGCGACAGTATCGACGAATTGCGCACGATGCCTCGCGAATGGTTTCGCTTCGCCCAGGTCTGCGACGCGTCGGCCGGGATTCCGGATACCACCGAAGGCCTGATCCACACTGCGCGCAGCGAGCGCCTGGTCCCGGGTGAAGGTGGCATCGACATCCGCGGGATCCTGGACGCCTTGCCAGCCATCCCCTATTCCCTCGAGATCCCCAACGACCCGCAGGTCCAGACCCTCGGCCACGAGGAATGGGCGCGCCGCTGCATCGAGGGCGCGCGCCGCTACCTGGCCTGA
- the aroE gene encoding shikimate dehydrogenase, whose translation MTDRYAIIGNPVAQSKSPILQMAFARQLGQDMSYETILATADTFHETVRRFIREGGKGMNVTAPFKLDALDLVDTLSDRARAAQAVNTLKFGDAGVYGDNTDGAGLVNDIQERLGFPLKGRRLLIIGAGGATRGIFLPLLETGPAYFLVVNRTDCKARAIVGDHAAPGKVEAGPIRLAEGGRFDVVINATSVSLTGDRLPLPEGIFAEGSLAYELAYNKGHTAFMEDATQGGAARISDGLGMLVSQAAEGFLLWRGVRPDISETMELLRNK comes from the coding sequence ATGACCGACCGTTATGCCATCATCGGCAACCCCGTGGCGCAATCCAAGTCCCCCATCCTGCAAATGGCCTTTGCGCGCCAGTTGGGGCAGGACATGAGCTACGAGACCATTCTCGCAACCGCCGATACGTTTCATGAGACGGTGCGCCGGTTCATCCGCGAGGGCGGGAAGGGGATGAATGTCACGGCGCCCTTCAAGCTCGATGCGCTCGATCTGGTCGACACGCTGTCCGACCGCGCCCGGGCCGCGCAGGCCGTCAACACGCTGAAATTCGGCGATGCGGGCGTGTACGGTGACAACACGGATGGCGCGGGGCTGGTCAACGACATCCAGGAGCGCCTGGGTTTTCCCCTGAAAGGCCGGCGATTGTTGATCATCGGCGCAGGGGGAGCGACCCGGGGCATTTTCCTGCCTCTGCTCGAGACCGGGCCGGCGTATTTCCTCGTGGTGAATCGCACGGATTGCAAGGCGCGCGCGATCGTCGGCGACCATGCCGCGCCGGGCAAGGTCGAGGCCGGGCCGATCCGGCTCGCCGAGGGGGGGCGATTCGATGTGGTGATCAACGCCACCTCGGTCAGCCTGACGGGCGACCGCCTGCCGCTACCCGAGGGGATCTTCGCCGAGGGCTCCCTGGCTTACGAACTGGCATACAACAAGGGACATACCGCTTTCATGGAGGATGCCACGCAGGGCGGCGCGGCGCGGATCTCCGACGGATTGGGCATGCTGGTGAGCCAGGCGGCTGAGGGCTTCCTGCTGTGGCGGGGCGTGCGCCCGGACATCTCCGAGACAATGGAATTACTGCGCAATAAATAA
- a CDS encoding CoA transferase — translation MAKALAGIRILDLTNVLAGPFCAYQFALLGADVIKVEVPGSGDLARQLGADAELNSRCMGASFLAQNGGKRSITLNLKSAAGRDVLRRLVESADALIENFRPGVMDRLGVGYDALKKVNPRLVYCAISGFGQGGPMRHAPAYDQIVQGLSGVMSITGTEDSAPLRVGYPMADTIGGITAAFAVASALVRQQRTGEGDFIDVSMLDSTIVTMGWVVSNYLIAGVAPRPMGNENFTAVPSGTFRTGDGPLNIAANKQEQFEALMDAIGRPELKADPRFAGRESRKQNRAALTVEIEQALSRKSARDWETVLSGIGVPSGRVLSVPDALDHPQIIERALLRQFDDVPGVGRPIKLARAGFKMAGGSPDVEAPPPVLGQHTDLILADLGYTQAEIARMHDEHVV, via the coding sequence ATGGCAAAGGCCCTGGCGGGTATCCGCATACTGGATCTGACGAATGTCCTGGCAGGGCCGTTCTGCGCTTATCAGTTCGCGCTGCTCGGCGCCGACGTCATCAAGGTCGAGGTGCCGGGGTCGGGGGATCTGGCGCGCCAGCTGGGCGCCGACGCCGAGCTGAACAGCCGCTGCATGGGGGCGTCCTTTCTGGCTCAGAACGGCGGAAAGCGCTCCATCACCCTGAACCTGAAATCCGCAGCCGGCCGGGACGTCCTGCGTCGGCTGGTCGAATCCGCGGATGCCCTGATCGAGAACTTCCGTCCTGGCGTGATGGACCGTCTGGGCGTCGGCTACGATGCTCTCAAGAAGGTCAATCCCAGACTCGTCTACTGTGCGATCTCCGGATTCGGCCAGGGAGGGCCGATGCGCCATGCGCCCGCGTACGACCAGATCGTCCAGGGGCTGTCGGGGGTGATGAGCATCACCGGCACCGAAGACTCGGCGCCGCTGCGGGTGGGCTATCCGATGGCCGATACGATTGGCGGAATCACCGCGGCATTCGCGGTAGCCAGCGCCCTGGTACGGCAGCAGCGCACCGGCGAGGGCGATTTCATCGACGTGTCCATGCTGGATTCCACCATTGTCACGATGGGGTGGGTCGTTTCCAATTACCTGATCGCGGGCGTGGCCCCGCGCCCCATGGGAAACGAAAATTTCACCGCCGTGCCCTCTGGCACTTTCCGGACGGGTGATGGCCCGCTGAATATCGCCGCCAACAAGCAGGAGCAGTTCGAAGCGCTGATGGATGCGATCGGCCGGCCCGAACTGAAGGCCGATCCACGGTTCGCCGGACGCGAGAGCCGCAAGCAGAACCGGGCCGCGCTGACAGTCGAGATCGAACAGGCCCTGAGCCGGAAATCGGCCCGCGATTGGGAGACCGTCCTTTCCGGGATCGGCGTCCCCTCCGGGCGGGTCCTGAGCGTGCCGGATGCGCTCGATCATCCGCAGATCATCGAACGGGCGCTGCTCCGGCAGTTCGACGACGTGCCGGGTGTAGGCAGGCCGATCAAACTGGCCCGGGCGGGATTCAAGATGGCCGGGGGCAGCCCCGACGTCGAAGCACCGCCGCCGGTGCTGGGCCAGCATACGGATCTGATTCTGGCGGATCTGGGCTATACGCAAGCCGAGATCGCCAGGATGCATGATGAACATGTGGTATAG